The window GTTCCTCCACACGCAGTCTGGCCGGGTCCGTCGGCAGCAGCAGCTCCACCGCCCGCTCGTAGGCCTCGCGGGCCCGGCCCGGCTCCCCGCGGCGTTCGGCGAGTTCCCCGATCGCCTCCAGGGCCTTGCCCTGGCCGGAGGCCGAGCCGCGCTCGCGCATCACCTCCAGCGCCCGGTCCAGTTCCGCCGATGCGGACGCGAACTCCTCCATGGCGGCGAGGACGGTGCCCAGGACGATCCTGGTCCGGGCCTGGTTGTAGGCGTCCCCGTCCAGGAGGGGGAGGGCGCGCTCCAGGGCCAGGCGGGCCGGGCCGAGGTCCCCGAGGGCGTGGCGGGCCCGGCCGAGCATGAACAGGCTGATGGCCAGGTTGTGGGCGACCCCGGTCCGCTCGTCCGTCGCCACGGCCCGGGCGAGGTGGTCGGCGGCCTGCCCGGGGAGGTGGTTCTGGAAGGCCACGATGCCCCGGCGCTGCTGGGTCTGGGCCAGGCGTTCCAGGTCCTGGTGGCGCCGCCAGACCCGTTCGGCGGCGTCCAGGTCGGCCATCGCCTCCTCGACACCGGCGAGGTGGCTGTGCACCAGCGCGCGGTTGTTCAGCAGCCGTGCGACCGTCGTCTCCTCCAGGTCGGCCGAGGACTCCCCGAGCACGGGCGCGGCGGCACGCAGCCACAACCGCGCCTGACCGTGGTGCAGGAACAGCGACCACAGGCCGTCCAGCAGGCGCGGCACGTGCTCGTGCGCTCCCAGCCGCGGCGCCAGTTCGGCCAGGGCGGCGAGGTTGTCGCGCTCCCGGTTGAGCCAGGCCGTGGCCTGCGCGGCGTCGGTGAAGGGTGAGCCCGGCACCGCCCGGTTGCCCGCGTAGGGCCGCAGCACGGCGTCGGCCGACACCGCCAGGTCGGCGAACCCGGACACCAGCCGCGTCAGCGACCGGTGGCGGGCGCCGGAGTCCTCCTCGGCCTCGGCCTTCTCCGCGGCGTGCAGGCGCAGCAGGTCGTGGAAGGAGAAGCGTTCGGCGCTGTGCTCGGTCAGCAGGTGGTGGCGGGTGAGGGCGGCCAGCCCCGCCTCGCACTCGGCCGCCGGGCGGCCGGTGAGGTGGGCGGCCAGCTCACCGGTGACGTCGGGGCCCGGGTGCCAGGCCAGACGCCGGTAGAGCAGGGCGGGAAAGACCGGGAGGGAGGCGTAGGACAGGTCGAAGGCGTTGCGCACGGACACGTCCATACCCATTTCCCTGCTCGCGGTGTCCAGGTGGTCGAGCCGACGGGGGGCGGAGCGCAGGCGCCGCTCGGTGTCCCGCCAGGTCCGGCTGCGGGTGCCGTGGTCGACGGCGACCGTGCACACGGCCACCGGCAGTGCCGAACACAGGGTGACGACGCCGTGCATGGCCTTCCGGTCGGCCTCTCCGGCGGGGGAGCGGCCGCTGAGTTCGGAGAGCAGGGCCACCCCCTCGGCCCCCGTCATCGGATGCAGGTCCACGAACTGCCCGCCGTCCAGGCGCAGCCCGGCCAGCCGCAGACGCGTGGTGACCACCACCGTGCCGCGGTCGCCCCCGGGCAGCAGGGCGCGGACCTGGGCGGCGGAGAGGGCGTCGTCCAACAGCAGCGACACGGGCGCGTGCGCGGTGGCCGACCTCCACCAGGCCGCGCGTGTGGCGAGGTCCGCCGGTGCCGTCCCGATCTGCACGCCCACGGCGCGGAGCAGCACGTCCAGCACGTCGTGGGGGTCGGCGGGCTGTCCGGGGGAGAAGCCGTGCAGGTCCACGAACAGCTGTCCGCCTCCGCCCAGTTCCGGGTGCGCGCGCAGGAACTCCGCCGCCAGCGCGGACTTGCCCACCCCCGCCGAGCCCGTGATCACCACCAGTGCGTGGCGGCCCCGGGCGTGGGCGCGCGACACGGCCGCCTCCAGCGCCCGCATCGGATGGGGCCGGTCCACGAAGACGGCGGGCGCGGCGGGGAGTTGGCGGGGGACGCGGTCGGCCGCGGATGCCAGGTGCAGGTTCACGTCCCCGCGGAGCGAGCCGACCTGGACGGCGGTTCCGCTGATGTCGCCGCGCACGGTGTTGGTCCGGGCGCTTGGGTCGTTGGTCGGGGAGGTGTGACCGGGGGAGTCCACGTGGTCTCCTAAAACACCTGTGACAAATGGTGTGTAAGGGGCTCCTGGTGAGCCGGGTTTCAGTCCTCTCCAGCCAGTGTTGAATTTCTTTCTTCGAAGGGCAACTTGCTGATCGTTCGGGTTAGTCCCGGGCGAGGTTTGTGTCTTGCATATGCACGTGCTAATGCGTTCGCTTATGCAAGAATGCGAGGTCATGGCCAGTCAGGACACGGTTTGATGCAGTATGAGGGGCCCGCCGCTTTGGGCGGCGGGCCCCTCTCGAATGCGCCTAAGGGGTTAGGCAGATGTCGCCGCAGGGATAAGGGGAGCACCCCAAATAACCAGCCAGGTCATTGCGACCAGGACCGAAAGCGCGGCTACAGTAGGAGAGCTCATCGGACTCTTTCTTTGTCGGTTCTTGCATCGTTTAGATCGCGCTGCTATGGAATCGTGAGGTGTTCGGTGAGGGCGGGGCGTTCCAGTGGCCTCTGGGCGTCCCGCCACTTGCCGTGCTATAAGCACGCAGACCGGTGAACGAGTACCGAGCTGGCTCTGAGCATGCCAAATCCTATCTTTGGCGACGGGTGCGCGCGCCAGAAAAATCCGGTCCGTTATGTGTTGCCCAGAGTTTCGAGCAGCGACCGGGTGATCTGAGCCTCGGGAGCCTGAAGTACCTCGAAGATTTCCGCGGCCTGGCGCAGGCACGCATTCGCTTCGCTCCGCTCACCGTGGACACTGAGGTGTTGGCCCAGAGCGAGCAGGGCTGTGGCGTGCTCCTTGCGCAGACCGTGCTGCCGCGCCGTCGAGGCGGCCTGGCGCAGGTGGGTTACCACGTCATGGTGCCGTCCGGCCGTCCCCTCCAGTCGGGCCAGGCCCAGTAGAGACTCGGTCCGCGCCGGAGGAGTGATGAACCCGCGCATTGCCAGAGCGCGACAGAAGCAGAGGCGGGCCTGGTCCGGCTGGTTGGCTGCGGCGTGTGCTGTGCCCAGGTTCGTCAGGATCGTGCTCTTGGCCCAGGGGTCTCCGAAGGATTCGAGGATCTTCAACGATTCCTGAAGACGCGATACGGCCTGCTCCGGCCGCTCCCGGTGCAGGGACAGCTTGCCCAGATTCGTCAGAGCGACGGCCGCCCTGCGCCTGTCACCGCGCCGACGGGCGGTCACCAGGACCTTTTCGCACAGCGACCAGGACTGGTGGTGGTACCCCAGTTGTTGGAACGCGCCCGCCAGGTTCAGTTGCATCTCCATGAGCAACTGCTGGTCCTGTGAGCGTTCCAGCAGGGTCGACGCGTCACTGAAGTCCGCGATCGCCTCGTGGGACGCGCTCACGGCGAAGTGGCACAGCCCGCGCACACGCAGGCAGAACACTATTCCGGGGCGGTGTCCGCGCGCCTCGAACGTCTCCAGAGCCCGTTCGACGAGGGCCCGGCTGCCCGCGTAGTCGTTGGCGACGTAGGAGATCATCGCCCCTTGGGCCACGGCCCACGCCTGTCCCAGGACGTCCCCCGCCTCGGACCACCGCTCATGGGCCGAACGGCTGTGTTCTCCGGCGCGGTCCACCTCTCCCACGCGCAGAAGGGCGCGGGCCAGGTCGAAGTGGGCCCTGGCCCGCTCACGGTCCTCCCCCTGATCGCGTGCCCACTCCACCATGGCGGTGTGCAGGGTGACCGCCTCGGACCAGG is drawn from Nocardiopsis dassonvillei subsp. dassonvillei DSM 43111 and contains these coding sequences:
- a CDS encoding tetratricopeptide repeat protein, producing MDSPGHTSPTNDPSARTNTVRGDISGTAVQVGSLRGDVNLHLASAADRVPRQLPAAPAVFVDRPHPMRALEAAVSRAHARGRHALVVITGSAGVGKSALAAEFLRAHPELGGGGQLFVDLHGFSPGQPADPHDVLDVLLRAVGVQIGTAPADLATRAAWWRSATAHAPVSLLLDDALSAAQVRALLPGGDRGTVVVTTRLRLAGLRLDGGQFVDLHPMTGAEGVALLSELSGRSPAGEADRKAMHGVVTLCSALPVAVCTVAVDHGTRSRTWRDTERRLRSAPRRLDHLDTASREMGMDVSVRNAFDLSYASLPVFPALLYRRLAWHPGPDVTGELAAHLTGRPAAECEAGLAALTRHHLLTEHSAERFSFHDLLRLHAAEKAEAEEDSGARHRSLTRLVSGFADLAVSADAVLRPYAGNRAVPGSPFTDAAQATAWLNRERDNLAALAELAPRLGAHEHVPRLLDGLWSLFLHHGQARLWLRAAAPVLGESSADLEETTVARLLNNRALVHSHLAGVEEAMADLDAAERVWRRHQDLERLAQTQQRRGIVAFQNHLPGQAADHLARAVATDERTGVAHNLAISLFMLGRARHALGDLGPARLALERALPLLDGDAYNQARTRIVLGTVLAAMEEFASASAELDRALEVMRERGSASGQGKALEAIGELAERRGEPGRAREAYERAVELLLPTDPARLRVEERLEALG